CAGTCCGAGGCTGTAGATGCGGGATTTCGCGAATTCGATCTCCGCGGTGTCGATGGTGTCGCCGACCTGCAGAGTCACTTCCCGGAGGATGATTTCCGGTTTTGTGACGCGGTTGCCCATGACAGCGAAGCCTGTGATCACGGGAGCTGATGGTGGGGACGGGGTGTCATCGTCCTGCGCGAGCACCACGCCCACCTGCAGTCCGAAGCCAACCACAATGCATGAGAGAAGAAAACGACGAAGACTCGCTGCCACCCTGGTGCCTCAGAATCGCACGCTGAACTGCGCGAGGGTTTGCAGTTCCGCCTGTCCCCCTGGAAGCCGCAGCAGCTGTGCGTGTGCGTAGAGGTCCACGAAGTCGTTGAAGCGCGCGGCTGCCCAGGCAGCGTCGATGGCGCTGAGCAGGTGATTGAGAATGATCAGATTGACGATGGTATCCGCCGTGTTGTAGAAGTCATTCGCCTGTCCGCGAAGGTCAGCGTAATACAGGAAGTTCGAAGACGGATCCCGGTAGTACCCGGAAACCTTGTCATCCCAGCCGTAAGAGTACTGATCGTATTTCCCGATGAGCTCGAAATACTGCTGGTCGCCATGCGGCGGAAGCTTGTGCGAGAACACGGGTACGGCAAGCTCTGTCGTGTGCATGGCATCCCAGTCTACGCGCTGCCAGGGCGGCAGGCTTTCGTCGGGATCGATGGCGATATGCACGGCATTTTCGCCTCCTTCGAAATCCTTTGCGTTTTCGTTCAGCCACTCCGCGTATTTGACGACGCTCCAGTGCTGGTCGGCGTACGACTCGAACACCCCGGTCTGATCGTCCCCCTTGCTGTTCTGATCAATGCTGTAATACCAGAGTCCCCCTTCAATGGCGGCGAAGAGTCCCGCCAGCCAGTAACTCTCCGCGTAGAGCTCACCGGCACCCGGGATCACCGCGGAAAAAAGTCCGGCAAGAAACGGAGATTTCTTCGAATACACACTCTCGGCCGGCGGGAGTGCCAGCTGAGACTGCCAGGGCTGCGTATTATCCTGCACCGCCTTCCCCGTCCCGTATCCTTTCATTTCCAGCATGACCGATACAGGCTGCTGCGAGGCATCGGCAGCAATTCCGGGAAGTTCCTCCGCACAATACGGGGGCCGTGGCTGGGCATGCAATGTGCCGGTGAGAAGGACGAGGAAAACAAGGATGTGACGCATGAATACTCTACCTGTAATGACTATGACGCAAATTGGGAATGGAATGCGCACCGTACAAGGGGAAAAACCGATCATGGATTTCCTGAGCCTGACGTTGCCGCTCAGAATTTCACTTCTTCTTCCGGCGGCGGGAGTGCGTCGTGGGGGATGCGGGTCTCAAGGTTTTCGAAGCGGGCGTAATCAGAGACCCAGGCGAGGTCCACCTCGCCGATCTCACCGTTACGCTGTTTTGCGATAATGACCGTGGCCTTCCCCTGCTCTTCGGGCGGAACATCCTGATCCTTGTTGCGGTGGATGAACATGACGACATCGGCATCCTGCTCGATGGAACCGGATTCACGAAGATCGGCCAGCATGGGTTTTCCTCCAGTCCGCTGTTCGACACTGCGGTTGAGCTGTGAGAGCGCAATGACAGGGACATTGAGATCCTTCGCGAGTCCCTTCAGTGAACGGCTGATACTCGCAATTTCACGCTCGCGGCTTTCCCGGATCATGGGAGCGGACATGAGCTGCAGATAATCGACCATAATCAGACGGACACCATGCTCATGCACCATGCGACGCGCTTTGGCACGCAGCTCGAGAATGGAAATGCCGGGAGTATCGTCGATAAGAATATTCGCACGCTCGAGTTTCCCGACATAGCTGGCGAGCCGCTGAAAATCCTGTTCACGGATGCGTCCCGTGCGCACGAGCTGCATGTTTACCCTGGCCTCGGCACACAGCAGACGAAGCGCAAGCTGTTCGCTGGCCATTTCCAGGCTGAAGATGCCGACGGGAGCACCGTTGTCGATGGCAGCGTTTCGCGCCATGGACAGTGCCAGAGCGGTTTTTCCCATTGAAGGACGAGCCGCGAGGATGATAAGGTCCGTCTGCTGCCAACCGCCGGTTTTTTCGTCCAGCACATCATACCCCGAAGGGACGCCCGTCACCCCTGTATGTTCCTGTGAAATCTTCCAGATGCGGTTCAGCAGTGGTTTGACAATGGTACGCACCTGCGTGAAGCTCTGCTTGATATGCTGTTCGGAGAGCTTGAAGATTTTCTCTTCCGCCTGATCAATCAGCTCGAACGCGTCGCTGCTGTCGAGATAGCAGTCACTGACAATGCCGGTATTGATTTCGATGAGGTTGCGTTTGATCGCTTTTTCGAGCACGATGCGGCAGTGATGCTCGACGTGTGCGGGAGAGACGACTTCATTGGTCATCTCGGTCAGATAGTACATCCCGCCGATGCCCTCGAGCTGATCATTCCGGCGCAGATCCTCACCGACGGTAATCAAATCGATGGGTTCCTGCTTTTCGAAGAGCCGGCTGATGCAGTCGAAAATAGTGCGATGCGCTTCCTTGTAGAACGCTTCACGCGTCAGCAGTGAAAACACGTTCGAAACGGTGGCTTCCGGCTGCAGAAGCATGGCACCGAGCACGGCCATCTCGACATCGACCGCCTGTGGCGGCACACGTCCAGCTTTCTGCGCCCCACTGCCGTCCCGTTCTTTCCGCCCCGTGAAGGCCCGCGAATCACCCTGTCCCGAAGATGTATTGAAACCTCCGTGTTGCGGCTCCTGCGGGGGAGGAACATCACTGGCCATTGCCGCCTCCCCTCTGCTTCCCGGACAACTCGTCGTACAGTGCGCGGAATTTCTGCACGTCCTCCCAGGTGGGACGCTTCCAGTTGGGGTTGCGGAGCAATGCGGCGGGATGGTACGTGACGATCAGGGGGACGCCATGATAGGTGTGCGTCCCTGCGCGAAGCTTTGTAAGTGAATCGTTTGTGCGCAGCAACGTTTGCGCCGCGATGCGTCCCAGAGCGAGCATGACCTTGGGCTGCAGCAGTTCAAGCTGCTTGTGCAGATAGGGTTCGCATTGCTCGACTTCCGTGGCGAGGGGATCGCGATTGTTGGGGGGACGGCATTTGAGAATGTTGCAGATGAAGACATCTTCGCGTTTGAAATCAACCGCTTCGAGAATTTTGTCCAGCAATTTCCCGGCCCGTCCCACAAACGGTTCTCCCTTTTTGTCCTCTTCCGCTCCAGGCGCCTCGCCCACCAGCACGACATCGGCCTGCGGATTCCCCACACCAAAGACGAACTGATTCCGCGTCTCGCCGAGGGCACATTTCATGCAGTTGCAGATCATGTCGTTGAGTTCAGGGATGCTGCGTGCGGTGGTCCAGGTTTCGGTCACCTCGCCTCCTTCTTCTGTCAGTCCCTGCGCAGCAAGTTCCGCGTCACGGAGAACCTGATCTTCGAGATAGAGGGTCTCTCCGTAGCGTTCTTTCTGCTGGCGAAAATAGCGGGAAATATCTGACACGGTTTTCAGAATGACATTGGAGGGAAAATATTACGATTGTCGGGCAAAAAATCCAGCAGATAGTCGAAGTTCGCGGTGTCAGTCCAGCAAGGCCCGTGCCCGGTCAAGAATGAGATCCGCCAGCTGCCGCTTGCTTTGCAGGCCGCTCTTTTCCATGGCACGACCATCGGCGAAAAGAAGAGATGCAACATTGGTGTCCGAACCAAACCCCGCTCCCTCGGTGCGTGGATTGTTGAGCACAATAATGTCTGCGTTTTTCTCCCGGAGCTTTCGCTCCGCATTGGCTTCTTCATTTTCCGTTTCGAGGGCAAAGCCAACGAGCACGCCGCTTGATCCCTTCGCACCGAGTGCTGCCAGGATGTCCCTGGTTCTCACCAGTTCGAGCTGCATGCCCTGGTCCGCCTCCGACGACTTCTTGATCTTCTGCGCCGCAGGTTCGGCCACGGTGTAATCCGCCACGGCCGCAGCGAGCACCGCGATATCCACCACATCTTTACGCCCGATGACAGCATCGTACATCTCTGCGGCACTGCGAACGTCGATGCGTTTCACCCCAGTGGGAGTCGGCAGGGAAACGGGACCTGCAACGAGATACACGGTCGCGCCACGGCGCGCCGCGGCTTCGGCGACGGCGAAGCCCATTTTCCCGGAGCTGTAATTACTGAGATAGCGGACAGGGTCGAGGGCTTCCTGCGTGGGACCCGCAGTTACGAGCACCGTGCGTCCCTCGAGGTCAGCGTTTCCCTCAGGATGCGCCTTATGGTCCGCAATGCTTGCCTGCACTGCTTCCACAAGAACGGGAATATCCGGCAGGCGTCCCGGTCCGGTGAGACCACTGGCGAGTTCTCCGCTTTCCGGTTCGATAATGCCCACGCCACGTGTGCGCAGAATGTCGATGTTTTCCTGCGTTGCAGTGTGCACATACATGTCGGTATCCATGGCGGGAGACACGACCAGAGGACAGCGGATAGCGAGCGCGAGCGAGGTGAGCGCGTTGTCCGCAAATCCGTGGGCAAGCTTTGCGAGCGTATTTGCGGAAGCCGGTGCGATGAGCATGAGATCTGCCCAGACACCGAGATGAATGTGCCAGGTGCCCTGTGCGGGATCGGCGGGAAACATGTCGAGAACGACATCCGAGCCACTGAGCGTGGCCAGCGTCAGCGGCGTGATGAATTCGCGGGCCGAAGGCGTCATGACAACGCGCACTTCGGCCCCGGCTTTCACCAGCTCACGAACGAGCAGTGCCGACTTGTAGGCGGCGATGCTTCCCGTGACTCCGACGATGATATGTTTCCCTGCGAGATTCACTCTTCCTTGTAACGGTAGGAAACGCGGTCAGCCATGAGATCTTCCACTGCTTTCTGCGTCGGCTTCGGCAGTTTTTCGAATTCAATGCTGATACGCGTCTGCTCGGGGTTCGATTCGATCTCTTCTTCAGAATCGCCACGCGGCGTGAACGCTTCGAGTTCCTGGTTGAGACGAATTTTCATCTCCTCGTTGATCTGACGTGCACGGTTCGAGAGCACGACGATGGCTTCGTAGATATTCTCCGCGTGCGAATCGATGGCGGTAAGGTCCAGAGGTTGCAGTGACATGAGTCCTCCTGTATAAACGAATTATTGCTGTATATCCTGAAGATGCCGACGAATGATGCCCATGACTTCCGGTACGGAGCGGGCAAGATCGTCATTGACAACGCTGTAATCGAAGGCGCCGGACTGGGAGAGTTCCCATTCCGCGCGCTGCATGCGCCGTTCTACCACTTCGGCGCTGTCAGTTCCGCGGCGCATGAGGCGCTCACGGAGAACGTCAAGGTTTGGGGGCTGTATGAAAATCAGCACCGCCTGTGTACCGTAGCGCTGTTTGATGGACAGTGCTCCTTTGACGTCAATGTCAAAGAGCAGATGTCCATTCCCCTCGAGCACCCTGTCGACTTCCGACTTGAGCGTGCCGTAGAGGTTGCCGTAAATCTCTTCCCATTCGATGAGATCATCTGTCGCAATGCGGCGTTCGAACTCATCACGGGAGAGAAAGAAATACTCCTTTCCATGCTTTTCCTTCGGCCTGCGCTCCCGCGTCGTTGCGGACGTGCTGAAGGAAAGCTGCGGAAATTCCCGCAGAATGCGGCGCGCTATTGTAGACTTTCCAGCGCCGCTCGGAGCGGAGAGGACAAAGAGCATGGAGCCTACTCGATGTTCTGTATCTGTTCGCGAATGCGTTCGAGTTCTTCCTTGACGGAGACCACGATATGTGAAATACCGGCGTCGTAGCTCTTCGAGCTGATGGTATTCGCTTCGCGATTCATCTCCTGAAGCAGAAATGACAGCTTGCGTCCTTCTGATTCATCCGCATTGAGTGCTTCAAGGAAAAACTTGGTGTGACTGCGAAAGCGCACCAGTTCTTCGGTGATATCCATCTTGTCCGCCAGCAAGGCGATTTCCATTTCCAGGCGGTCACGATCCACCTTCTCGTCCGTGATAAGGTTGCCAAGGCGCTCTTTCAGGCGCTGATATTCCACCTCGCTGCGGCCGGCTTTCAGCGTCTCAATCTCGTCCATCGCTTTGTCCATGACCACGATACGCTGACGAAGATCCTCCGCAAGTTCACGTCCCTCCTGTGAGCGCATGGCAAACAGGTTTTCGGCTGCACCGTCCACTGCCTGCAGCACGAGATCCCACTCATCATCACTGAGCTCGGCTTGCTCCTCCGTCGTGAAGATGTCGGAAAACTTCAGCAGGTTTTCAAGGCGCAGTTCTTCCTTGATGCCGGTCGTTTCCTGCAGGGTTTTCAGCAGCGAAACATAGCCCCGCGCGGCTTCTTCATTTACCTGCAATGGAAGTTCCCCATCAGCATGCTTGTCGATGGCGACCGAGAGGTTCACTTTGCCGCGTTTGATTCTTCCACGCACCGCGTCCTTGAGTTCCAGTTCCCGTGTCTGGATATACTTGGGAAGCCGGGCGCTGAATTCATAAAATCTGCTGTTGACTGAACGCAATTCCGCCGTCACACTGGTCTTGCCATTGACGATGGTTGCCGTTCCATATCCTGTCATACTGATGAGCATGAAAACCTGCTGCTGATTTGCCGCAACTCATTACGAACTCTAAATATACGGAGTACTCGCGTCGTATTCAAAGGTAATGTGGAGTCCCCCTGCCGATGCGAGCGGCTTCTGCGCTGCGCATCCCGTTTCTGCGCATCCCGTTTCTGCGCACTACCGGAGTTGACTGCAGCGGCTGTCAATGCTGTCACGATGATACAGGTAGGTGGGATAGGAGACATGACGGACGCGGAACTGCGCGCGAATACGCTGGAAGAGCTGGGCATCCTCGGCATAGCCATCCTGCCAGCCAC
This portion of the bacterium genome encodes:
- the gmk gene encoding guanylate kinase, with the protein product MLFVLSAPSGAGKSTIARRILREFPQLSFSTSATTRERRPKEKHGKEYFFLSRDEFERRIATDDLIEWEEIYGNLYGTLKSEVDRVLEGNGHLLFDIDVKGALSIKQRYGTQAVLIFIQPPNLDVLRERLMRRGTDSAEVVERRMQRAEWELSQSGAFDYSVVNDDLARSVPEVMGIIRRHLQDIQQ
- the coaBC gene encoding bifunctional phosphopantothenoylcysteine decarboxylase/phosphopantothenate--cysteine ligase CoaBC, translated to MNLAGKHIIVGVTGSIAAYKSALLVRELVKAGAEVRVVMTPSAREFITPLTLATLSGSDVVLDMFPADPAQGTWHIHLGVWADLMLIAPASANTLAKLAHGFADNALTSLALAIRCPLVVSPAMDTDMYVHTATQENIDILRTRGVGIIEPESGELASGLTGPGRLPDIPVLVEAVQASIADHKAHPEGNADLEGRTVLVTAGPTQEALDPVRYLSNYSSGKMGFAVAEAAARRGATVYLVAGPVSLPTPTGVKRIDVRSAAEMYDAVIGRKDVVDIAVLAAAVADYTVAEPAAQKIKKSSEADQGMQLELVRTRDILAALGAKGSSGVLVGFALETENEEANAERKLREKNADIIVLNNPRTEGAGFGSDTNVASLLFADGRAMEKSGLQSKRQLADLILDRARALLD
- the dnaB gene encoding replicative DNA helicase; its protein translation is MASDVPPPQEPQHGGFNTSSGQGDSRAFTGRKERDGSGAQKAGRVPPQAVDVEMAVLGAMLLQPEATVSNVFSLLTREAFYKEAHRTIFDCISRLFEKQEPIDLITVGEDLRRNDQLEGIGGMYYLTEMTNEVVSPAHVEHHCRIVLEKAIKRNLIEINTGIVSDCYLDSSDAFELIDQAEEKIFKLSEQHIKQSFTQVRTIVKPLLNRIWKISQEHTGVTGVPSGYDVLDEKTGGWQQTDLIILAARPSMGKTALALSMARNAAIDNGAPVGIFSLEMASEQLALRLLCAEARVNMQLVRTGRIREQDFQRLASYVGKLERANILIDDTPGISILELRAKARRMVHEHGVRLIMVDYLQLMSAPMIRESREREIASISRSLKGLAKDLNVPVIALSQLNRSVEQRTGGKPMLADLRESGSIEQDADVVMFIHRNKDQDVPPEEQGKATVIIAKQRNGEIGEVDLAWVSDYARFENLETRIPHDALPPPEEEVKF
- a CDS encoding DNA-directed RNA polymerase subunit omega yields the protein MSLQPLDLTAIDSHAENIYEAIVVLSNRARQINEEMKIRLNQELEAFTPRGDSEEEIESNPEQTRISIEFEKLPKPTQKAVEDLMADRVSYRYKEE
- a CDS encoding YicC family protein, encoding MLISMTGYGTATIVNGKTSVTAELRSVNSRFYEFSARLPKYIQTRELELKDAVRGRIKRGKVNLSVAIDKHADGELPLQVNEEAARGYVSLLKTLQETTGIKEELRLENLLKFSDIFTTEEQAELSDDEWDLVLQAVDGAAENLFAMRSQEGRELAEDLRQRIVVMDKAMDEIETLKAGRSEVEYQRLKERLGNLITDEKVDRDRLEMEIALLADKMDITEELVRFRSHTKFFLEALNADESEGRKLSFLLQEMNREANTISSKSYDAGISHIVVSVKEELERIREQIQNIE
- a CDS encoding uracil-DNA glycosylase; this encodes MICNCMKCALGETRNQFVFGVGNPQADVVLVGEAPGAEEDKKGEPFVGRAGKLLDKILEAVDFKREDVFICNILKCRPPNNRDPLATEVEQCEPYLHKQLELLQPKVMLALGRIAAQTLLRTNDSLTKLRAGTHTYHGVPLIVTYHPAALLRNPNWKRPTWEDVQKFRALYDELSGKQRGGGNGQ